A genomic stretch from Hemicordylus capensis ecotype Gifberg chromosome 1, rHemCap1.1.pri, whole genome shotgun sequence includes:
- the TMEM216 gene encoding transmembrane protein 216 isoform X2 translates to MESNRHLSSTPLEILLFLNGWYYATYFLLEIFIFVYKGLLLPYPSANLALDLVMLFLYLGIEVTRIFFGTKGNLCQRKVPLSISLALTFPAAVMAAYYLLLQTYALRLEAILNAILLLFYAVELLLGILTLAAFSSLDSY, encoded by the exons ATGGAATCCA ATCGCCACCTCTCATCTACTCCTTTGGAGATTCTGCTGTTCCTGAACGGCTGGTATTATGCTACATATTTCTTGTTGGAGATTTTCATATTTGTCTATAAGG GACTGCTGTTGCCATATCCCTCTGCCAATCTGGCTTTGGACCTGGTTATGCTTTTCCTCTACCTTGGTATTGAAGTCACCAGGATATTCTTTG GGACAAAAGGAAATCTCTGTCAGCGGAAAGTACCACTCTCCATCAGCCTGGCACTGACCTTTCCAGCAGCAGTGATGGCAGCCTATTACCTGCTACTGCAGACCTATGCTCTGCGCCTGGAAGCCATCCTCAATGCTATCCTACTGCTCTTCTATGCTGTTGAGCTGTTGCTGGGTATTCTCACCCTGGCCGCCTTCTCCAG TTTGGACTCCTACTGA
- the TMEM138 gene encoding transmembrane protein 138: MLQTSNYSLVLSLQFLLLSYDLFVNSFSELLRMAPVIQLVLFIIQDIAILFNVIIIFLMFFNTFVFQAGLVNLLFHKFKGTIILSAAYLGLSITFHIWVMNLRWKNSNYFVWTDGLQTLFVFQRLVAVLYYYFYKRTAVHLGDPRFYQDSLWLRKEFALVRS, from the exons ATGCTCCAGACCAGCAACTATAGCCTCGTGCTTTCCTTGCAGTTCTTACTGCTGTCCTATGACCTCTTTGTCAACTCCTTTTCAGAGCTTCTACGCATGGCCCCTGTCATCCAGCTTGTGCTCTTCAT TATTCAGGATATTGCCATCCTCTTCAATGTTATCATCATCTTCCTCATGTTCTTCAATACCTTCGTCTTCCAGGCTGGCCTGGTTAATCTTCTGTTCCACAAATTTAAGGGGACCATCATCCTGTCGGCAGCATACCTTGGTTTAAGCATAACCTTCCACATTTGGGTTATG AATCTCCGCTGGAAAAATTCCAACTACTTTGTATGGACAGATGGGTTGCAGACCCTCTTTGTGTTCCAGAGACTGG TGGCTGTTCTCTACTACTATTTCTATAAGAGGACGGCTGTGCATCTCGGAGACCCCCGTTTCTACCAGGACTCTCTTTGGCTACGAAAAGAGTTTGCTCTAGTCCGCAGTTGA
- the TMEM216 gene encoding transmembrane protein 216 isoform X3, whose product MLFLYLGIEVTRIFFGTKGNLCQRKVPLSISLALTFPAAVMAAYYLLLQTYALRLEAILNAILLLFYAVELLLGILTLAAFSSLDSY is encoded by the exons ATGCTTTTCCTCTACCTTGGTATTGAAGTCACCAGGATATTCTTTG GGACAAAAGGAAATCTCTGTCAGCGGAAAGTACCACTCTCCATCAGCCTGGCACTGACCTTTCCAGCAGCAGTGATGGCAGCCTATTACCTGCTACTGCAGACCTATGCTCTGCGCCTGGAAGCCATCCTCAATGCTATCCTACTGCTCTTCTATGCTGTTGAGCTGTTGCTGGGTATTCTCACCCTGGCCGCCTTCTCCAG TTTGGACTCCTACTGA
- the TMEM216 gene encoding transmembrane protein 216 isoform X1 has protein sequence MAPRNRHLSSTPLEILLFLNGWYYATYFLLEIFIFVYKGLLLPYPSANLALDLVMLFLYLGIEVTRIFFGTKGNLCQRKVPLSISLALTFPAAVMAAYYLLLQTYALRLEAILNAILLLFYAVELLLGILTLAAFSSLDSY, from the exons ATGGCACCTCGGA ATCGCCACCTCTCATCTACTCCTTTGGAGATTCTGCTGTTCCTGAACGGCTGGTATTATGCTACATATTTCTTGTTGGAGATTTTCATATTTGTCTATAAGG GACTGCTGTTGCCATATCCCTCTGCCAATCTGGCTTTGGACCTGGTTATGCTTTTCCTCTACCTTGGTATTGAAGTCACCAGGATATTCTTTG GGACAAAAGGAAATCTCTGTCAGCGGAAAGTACCACTCTCCATCAGCCTGGCACTGACCTTTCCAGCAGCAGTGATGGCAGCCTATTACCTGCTACTGCAGACCTATGCTCTGCGCCTGGAAGCCATCCTCAATGCTATCCTACTGCTCTTCTATGCTGTTGAGCTGTTGCTGGGTATTCTCACCCTGGCCGCCTTCTCCAG TTTGGACTCCTACTGA